In the genome of Phlebotomus papatasi isolate M1 chromosome 2, Ppap_2.1, whole genome shotgun sequence, one region contains:
- the LOC129800246 gene encoding odorant receptor 67d-like, with protein sequence MADSIFFIILAYFVGELDSLEEVILSLNDSEIVKKDSRIFLRYVFGSHRNILWNLRILQKIYWQLNLQLICTNFAYVCLLLTMTRFLDSHLVTYLALLAATSQLFVLCLFGQILCNRTEAIGAALYNTHWYEMELREQTALLIMMASSQEAVGFSEVSNMGDYIECYTEYLNFEKSLRFALMCLNFSFIPRNLFRGLEKFLHPLMQTYTVISCVFTMMYLERNLMEYVLGVVTFVGGLQLLIKTVSIVTHSDQLDTLFSFIRRIHQVHEIDSITKSANIHLGLILRISKIILKIIIPVWLISGLGFISYFIYIDSMALAVPGIIPVPGSNNIYLHMHQLLIFTISSATFLIVDSTLMIIGFYFMAIFNIFRDMIKYLDNSGINTIKQYLTDIQKFHLDILNKFQLFDEMFFYALAVQLATSVVFILVIFFLLRTAGLLFVPLFVTVSGQFFAVCLFGQLIFSKTEIFFTELYLTKWYEFDIREQKMLLLMMYIAQRPFGLRAAGMYDINLIMFIKIIKAGISFCAILYTFK encoded by the exons ATGGCCGATTCTATATTCTTCATAATCCTGGCATATTTTGTTGGAGAATTAGATTCACTCGAAGAAGTGATTTTAAGTCTGAATGATAGTGAAATTGTCAAGAAAGACTCACGCATATTTCTCCGCTATGTCTTTGGCTCTCATCGAAATATCTTATGGAACTTGAGGATCCTGCAGAAAATTTACTGGCAGCTCAACTTACAACTCATCTGCACCAACTTCGCCTACGTCTGTTTACTTCTTACCATGACGAGATTCCTCGATTCGCATTTAGTTACTTATTTGGCCCTTTTGGCGGCAACATCCCAGTTGTTTGTACTCTGTTTATTTGGCCAAATCCTTTGTAACCGTACAGAGGCTATTGGGGCCGCTCTCTACAACACTCATTGGTACGAAATGGAACTGAGGGAACAAACTGCCTTACTGATAATGATGGCATCAAGTCAGGAAGCTGTAGGATT TAGTGAAGTGTCCAACATGGGTGATTACATCGAGTGCTACACTGAGTATCTCAATTTTGAGAAATCCCTCAGATTTGCTCTGATGtgcttaaatttttcttttataccaAGGAATCTTTTTCGTGGACTTGAAAAGTTTCTCCATCCATTGATGCAAACTTACACTGTTATATCTTGCGTTTTTACCATGATGTACTTAGAACGAAATTTAATGGAATATGTCCTGGGTGTTGTGACGTTTGTTGGCGGACTTcaacttttaataaaaactgTGTCAATTGTTACACATTCTGATCAATTAGATACTCTATTTTCGTTTATTCGAAGAATTCATCAAGTTCACGAAATTGATTCGATTACTAAATCTGCCAACATTCATCTCGGGCTTATACTTCGTATcagtaaaatcattttgaa AATTATTATTCCAGTTTGGTTAATTAGCGGTTTGGGATTCATCTCCTACTTTATCTACATTGATTCAATGGCTCTTGCTGTTCCTGGAATAATCCCAGTACCAGGATCCAACAACATATATCTGCATATGCATCAACTACTGATCTTCACAATATCATCTGCAACATTTCTAATTGTTGATTCAACACTTATGATTATCGGATTCTACTTTATGgccattttcaatattttccggGATATGATAAAATATTTGGATAATTCCGGCATTAATACTATCAAACAATACCTAACTGACATacaaaaattccatttggatATTCTAAACAAATTTCAATTATTCGACGAAATGTTCTTTTATGCCCTTGCAGTTCAACTTGCAACAAGCGTAGTTTTTATCTTGGTCATATTTTTCCTGCTACGTACTGCAGGTCTTCTCTTCGTTCCGCTTTTTGTCACAGTTTCAGGCCAGTTTTTCGCTGTTTGCTTATTTGGACAGCTTATATTTTCGAAAAccgaaatattttttactgaattgtATCTGACTAAGTGGTACGAGTTTGATATCAGAGAGCAAAAGATGCTTCTACTAATGATGTACATTGCTCAGAGACCTTTTGGATTGAGAGCTGCAGGAATGTATGATATCAACTTGATTATGTTTATTAAAATCATAAAAGCTGGTATATCTTTTTGTGCCATTCTCTACACATTTAAATAA